One Setaria viridis chromosome 3, Setaria_viridis_v4.0, whole genome shotgun sequence DNA window includes the following coding sequences:
- the LOC117849607 gene encoding elongation factor 1-alpha, with amino-acid sequence MGKEKSHINIVVIGHVDSGKSTTTGHLIYKLGGIDKRVIERFEKEAAEMNKRSFKYAWVLDKLKAERERGITIDIALWKFETTKYYCTVIDAPGHRDFIKNMITGTSQADCAVLIIDSTTGGFEAGISKDGQTREHALLAFTLGVKQMICCCNKMDATTPKYSKARYDEIVKEVSSYLKKVGYNPDKIAFVPISGFEGDNMIERSTNLDWYKGPTLLEALDQINEPKRPSDKPLRLPLQDVYKIGGIGTVPVGRVETGIIKPGMLVTFGPTGLTTEVKSVEMHHEALQEALPGDNVGFNVKNVAVKDLKRGFVASNSKDDPAKEAASFTSQVIIMNHPGQIGNGYAPVLDCHTSHIAVKFAELITKIDRRSGKELEKEPKFLKNGDAGMVKMIPTKPMVVETFSEYPPLGRFAVRDMRQTVAVGVIKSVEKKDPTGAKVTKAAAKKK; translated from the exons ATGGGTAAGGAGAAGTCCCACATCAACATTGTGGTCATTGGCCACGTCGACTCTGGCAAGTcgaccaccaccggccacctgATCTACAAGCTTGGAGGTATCGACAAGCGTGTGATCGAGAGGTTCGAGAAGGAGGCCGCTGAGATGAACAAGCGGTCCTTCAAGTACGCGTGGGTGCTTGACAAGCTCAAGGCTGAGCGTGAGAGAGGTATCACCATTGATATCGCCCTGTGGAAGTTTGAGACCACCAAGTACTACTGCACCGTCATTGATGCCCCTGGACATCGTGACTTCATCAAGAACATGATCACTGGTACCTCCCAGGCTGACTGTGCTGTCCTTATCATTGACTCCACCACTGGTGGTTTTGAGGCTGGTATCTCAAAGGATGGCCAGACCCGTGAGCATGCTCTCCTTGCTTTCACTCTCGGAGTGAAGCAGATGATCTGCTGCTGCAACAAG ATGGACGCCACCACTCCCAAGTACTCCAAGGCCCGTTATGATGAGATTGTGAAGGAAGTCTCCTCCTACCTGAAGAAGGTGGGTTACAACCCTGACAAGATTGCCTTCGTCCCCATCTCCGGTTTTGAGGGTGACAACATGATTGAGAGGTCCACCAACCTTGACTGGTACAAGGGCCCAACCCTGCTTGAGGCTCTTGACCAGATCAACGAGCCCAAGAGGCCTTCGGACAAGCCCCTGCGTCTTCCCCTTCAGGATGTGTACAAGATCGGTGGTATTGGAACCGTCCCTGTTGGCCGTGTTGAGACCGGTATCATCAAGCCTGGTATGCTTGTCACCTTTGGTCCAACTGGCCTGACTACTGAGGTGAAGTCTGTTGAGATGCACCATGAGGCTCTCCAGGAGGCCCTTCCTGGTGACAACGTTGGCTTCAACGTGAAGAACGTTGCTGTTAAGGATCTCAAGCGTGGTTTTGTggcctccaactccaaggatGACCCTGCCAAGGAAGCTGCCAGCTTCACCTCCCAGGTCATCATCATGAACCACCCTGGCCAGATCGGCAATGGTTACGCCCCAGTCCTGGACTGCCACACCTCCCACATCGCTGTCAAGTTTGCTGAGCTCATTACCAAGATCGACAGACGGTCCGGTAAGGAGCTTGAGAAGGAGCCCAAGTTCCTGAAGAACGGCGATGCTGGTATGGTGAAGATGATTCCCACCAAGCCCATGGTGGTGGAGACCTTCTCTGAGTACCCTCCTCTGGGTCGCTTTGCTGTCCGTGACATGAGGCAGACGGTTGCTGTGGGAGTCATCAAGAGCGTGGAGAAGAAGGACCCGACCGGCGCCAAGGTTACCAAGGCTGCTGCCAAGAAGAAATGA